CCGCGGCAAGCTCCCGATTCCCGGCAACCCACAGATCGTATTCCTGAGTTCCGACCCGAACGAGCATCACCAGATCGCGCTGGTGGAGGGGCGCAAGGACGGTGGCATCGAAGCAGGCGTGATCAACCAGATATCGTTCCACGTGGATAGCCTGGCGGATTTGCGCGCGATGAAGGCCGCTGCAGAGAAGGCAGGCGTCACGCGGTTCCTTCCGATCTCCCACGGGCGCGGCTGCTCGATCTACTTCCCGGATCCCGAGGGCAACGGCATCGAATGCTTCGCCGAAACGCCCTGGCATGTCCGCCAACCGGTGGTGGACGGCCTGGACTTGTCGCTCACCGACGAGGAAATCCTGGCGCAGACCGAGGCGACCTACGAGGGAACACCGGACTTCCAGCCCATGGAGAGCTGGAAGCAGGCGCTGACCCAGCGTCTGGCGGAAAGGTGGGAGTGAGCGACGCCTGCCGGTGCATGATCGGCTGAGGCCCGGATCCGCCCGCGAGCCAACAGCAGACCTTCCGAACGGATGAAATCCGGACGGGGCAGGCGCGCTGCGACACGCCGATCGGAGTACCATCCGCGAGAGGCTGGTGGCCATGCCGCGAACGACGGGGTCGCAGATCCCAAGCGGCTGCCGTCTCCCAGGTGAAACGCCGACCGGGCCGCTTCAACCAGGCGATGGAAGATTGAAATCATGACAGAGCTGAACGGTGCCCAGGCGTTGATTCGGACCCTCGTGGACTGCGGAGTCGATACCTGCTTCGCCAATCCCGGCACATCCGAGATGCACTTCGTCGCTGCACTCGACGACGTGCCGGAGATGCGCGGCGTCCTCGCGCTCTTCGAGGGAGTCGCTACCGGCGCCGCCGACGGCTACGCGCGCATGGCGAACCGGCCGGCGGCGACATTGCTACATCTCGGTCCGGGCCTGGGCAACGGCCTCGCGAACCTGCACAACGCCCGCAAGGCTCGTACTCCGATCGTCAACATCGTTGGCGACCATGCCACGCATCACGCCCAATACGATGCCCAACTTCAATCGGATATCGCGACTGTGGCGCGCAATGTTTCGAGTTGGGTGCACACAGTGGAGCGGCCGGAGGACACCGGTACTGCGGCATCAGACGCGGTCGCCAGGGCGGCGGGCCCGCCGGGCGAAGTCGCCACGTTGATCCTTCCGGCAGACACATGCTGGCTCGGCGGAGGCGTGGTCGCCCCACCCCGCCCCGCAGCCCAACGAGCCCGAGTGGATGACGAAGTCGTCGAGGGAATCGCGAAGCAACTCCTCAGCGGCGAGCGGTCGACACTCTTCCTCGGTGGTTCGGCGTTCCGTGAACGCGCGCTCGCCGCTGCGGGCCGGATTGCCGCCGCTACGGGAGCCGCACTCCTGGGCGAGACTTTCTCGGCCCGTGTCGAACGGGGCGCGGGCGTTCAGCCCATCCCCAAGCTCGCGTACTTCGCCGAGATGGCCGCGGAGCAGCTGAGCGGGTTTCGCCACCTGGTGCTGGTGGATGCGAAGAGCCCGGTGAGCTTCTTCGCCTATCCCGACAAGCCGAGCGATCTCGTCGCCAGCGGTTGTGAGGTCCACACCCTGGCGGCGGGCGGTGACGATGCAGCCGCCGCTCTCGAGGCTCTGGCAGAAGCCGTCGGCGCCCCGGCGAGATGCCCGACGCTGGCGCCGGTGGGGCGCCCTGAGCGACCGACCGGTGATCTCCACCCCGACACGATCGGCCAAGCCCTCGGCGCGCTGCTTCCGGAGAACGCCATCGTATCGGACGAGTCCACCACATCGGGGCTCAGCCTCGGCCATCATACCGCTGGCTGCCCGCCTCACGATTGGCTCTCGCTCACGGGAGGCTCCATCGGTCAGGGTCTTCCTGTGGCCACCGGTGCCGCTGTGGCATGCCCGGATCGCAAGGTCGTATGCCTTCAGGCCGACGGCAGCGCGCTCTACACCATCCAGGCACTCTGGACCCAGGCGCGCGAGGCCCTGGATGTCACGACCGTGCTCTTCAACAACCGCTCGTATGCGATCCTGAACATCGAACTGGGACGGGTCGGAGCCAAGGCAGGCGGGCCGAAGGCCAAAGAGATGCTCGACCTTTCCCGCCCTGATATGGACTTCGTTTCCATCGCCCGGGGATTCGGCGTGCATGCGACGCGCGCAACAACTGCAGAAGAGTTCACCACCCAATTCGAGCGCGCGCTTGCCGAGCCGGGGCCGGCCCTCGTCGAGGCGATGATTCCGGGAATCGGCTAGACGAACCCGGCCCTCGATCACCGGGCTCGAATGAACACCAGGGAGGGCTCATGCCCATCGATACGGACGAATTCAGGAAGTGTCTCGGCAGCTGGCCTAGCGGCGTGGCCATCGTGACCAGCCGCAGCGGAGATCGCATCCACGGCATGACAGTGTCGGATTTCAGTGGCGCCTCCCTCTCCCCTCCGCTCGTTACCGTCTGCTGCAATCGCGCTTCCATCACCACGGGCTTGATCGCCGAAGGCAAGTGCTTCGCCGTGAACATCCTCGCGGCCGATCAAGAAGAGCTCTCGAACCGCTTCGCGTCGAAGAAGTTGGAGAACGTGCGCTTCGAAGGCATCGAGTGCGACGCGGCTGAAACCGGCGCACCCTTGATTCCCGGGGCCGTGGTCAACATGGATTGCATCCTCGTCGCGACCCATGACGCCGGCGACCACGTCATCTACATCGGGCAGATCGAGGCAGCGCGCATTCACGGCGGCGAGCCCCTCGTCTAT
This portion of the bacterium genome encodes:
- a CDS encoding acetolactate synthase large subunit, whose product is MTELNGAQALIRTLVDCGVDTCFANPGTSEMHFVAALDDVPEMRGVLALFEGVATGAADGYARMANRPAATLLHLGPGLGNGLANLHNARKARTPIVNIVGDHATHHAQYDAQLQSDIATVARNVSSWVHTVERPEDTGTAASDAVARAAGPPGEVATLILPADTCWLGGGVVAPPRPAAQRARVDDEVVEGIAKQLLSGERSTLFLGGSAFRERALAAAGRIAAATGAALLGETFSARVERGAGVQPIPKLAYFAEMAAEQLSGFRHLVLVDAKSPVSFFAYPDKPSDLVASGCEVHTLAAGGDDAAAALEALAEAVGAPARCPTLAPVGRPERPTGDLHPDTIGQALGALLPENAIVSDESTTSGLSLGHHTAGCPPHDWLSLTGGSIGQGLPVATGAAVACPDRKVVCLQADGSALYTIQALWTQAREALDVTTVLFNNRSYAILNIELGRVGAKAGGPKAKEMLDLSRPDMDFVSIARGFGVHATRATTAEEFTTQFERALAEPGPALVEAMIPGIG
- a CDS encoding flavin reductase family protein, coding for MPIDTDEFRKCLGSWPSGVAIVTSRSGDRIHGMTVSDFSGASLSPPLVTVCCNRASITTGLIAEGKCFAVNILAADQEELSNRFASKKLENVRFEGIECDAAETGAPLIPGAVVNMDCILVATHDAGDHVIYIGQIEAARIHGGEPLVYCGGAYRTLSGESSGAG